Below is a genomic region from Augochlora pura isolate Apur16 chromosome 2, APUR_v2.2.1, whole genome shotgun sequence.
ACATATCGAAAGTCTCGCGGACTCTTTGGGCCTAAGATATTCTCGTAAAGTTCGCGATCCAGCACCGATCGAGTATTACTCCGATGGAGAGAACGAATGACCTACCGCTTAGATAATAGCCTCTATAGGACGTATACTTTACTCCAAAGAAGCGCGTTGCACTTCTGCGGACAATGCACTGGTATATTACCGCGATtgcatttatttcatattctgCTTCTTACAACGAGACCATTTTGCTGTGACAAAAgcattaacacgttaagcTTCGGTTTCATTCCAAATATTCTTTGGGTCCCACTTGGCGCTTAACATGTTAAGCAATAACGTGCCAGGTGCAGTAACGCAGAATATTGCAGaagtttctattttacatagaTAGTATTCCTCcataaaatgttaaagaacTTTGATCATAGTGTGAATAGTTGCAGATTAGTACTTTGAACCAGTTAATAAGTATTCGTCATTTCAacttactttttaaaaaattcataccGCATTgaggacagaattttcaaatttagcTGCCACattaagagagatacaagttTTAAATGTGTATGTTGTTCAAAATGTCATTATTTGACACATTTATacacatttctaaaataatttttattttgaaaaataattgtttacaaaggaaaatgttttttaattcctttacATTTCCCCCTAAAACAGTTCATGATTAATTAGCATTATAAGAGATCacaattcattttaaaataaatatcaaaacgCGTGTAGACATTTAGAAAGGTAACttcatgtatttttttattaaattaacataacgTAACTTAAACGACCacatatttaatctttttataaaagcgATTGTATCCTATTACAGGGtctattaaatacatatacaaacATGTTTTTTATATCATCGTATTCTAGAGTAGGAGAAATGTTTTACTTCGAGgcatttaataatacatatcctaaatatttttaacttgttataagatatgatatttatatttggaTAGTAATTGTTTAAGTTTTCTTGggtttcaataaaattgaaagtcaacgtattcatattatttattatatctcaGTTATTAAGTTTTCACACTAGATAACAGATTTTGTATTCTTCCTAAAATAATACTGTTTGCGGATATGCAATCATCGGGCTTGTACGGCGGCTTTATAGATAAAACATCTTCGATCATTAGAatgttttctttctccttaactggaaatctatTTTCACGTAACATTTTAACAACCGCATTTTTTCGTTCGTCTAATGTTGATTGAAGAAGACATGCTTGCGGgttcataaataatgttgGTAATTCGTGTACTATATCCGAACAaacttctatattttttatggcATGGCCAAACACGAGTCTTAAGTGATTCTGTTGGCAGCCTTGTAACAACACAATACTGAAAGTAGATCATACATTAATGAGAGATTTAAAAGTAATCGAAAATGTACGGACACTGAGGATGCACGAAAAACAAAGTCAAGTAGACCGGATTATCGAAGGTATCAGGTTCTCGAATAACTTTACAGATATGGATTACACAAAATACTAACCTTTCTGATACCGGATCAACCGTATAAACGATCCCAGAAACCGTAGAatcatctttatttaaaatatttacctcTTTACCAACGTAACTCTTAAATAATATaggatcatttttataaatattatgggaaaaatttaaattactttccaTGACACAGTATCTTCAGCGAGATTGTCAAAAACAGCATACGCTGCTTATACACACACACCTCTTGAAGAAGTCTACATATAGTTAACTCACACTGCGTATCGTGTATGTCATACGGGTACTATGTATAGTTTCGTTTCGTTACTAGCTTAGTAGTATCAACTGGCAATATAACCTTAAAGAAAACTGACGTTAGTAGTGTTTGCACTAATGATAATCTGTCACGCTAAACATTTTATTGACATCGTAATAATCAGTTAAATGTATGTTAGTTGCTGACTAATTACTAAGATATTTGATCAAAGTCATTTAAGTATGGTTATATACGGTGTCTATATCGTGTCAAAATCAGGcggtttaatttttaatcatgaTCACAATGTTCCacgaattgaaaatgaaagggTCTTCAATTATCCGTTGGACCTAAAACTTAGATATGAAAACAAAAAGATTGTGGTATCGTTCGGTCAAAAGGAAGGAATTAATGGTAAGTAAAATACGAaagtagtaatttttataaattaaattgttataatgtaatacagaaataaatgatgaaCTTGTTACAGTGGGTCATGCTCTAACGGCAGTGAACGGCAATGCGGTAATAGGAAGAGAATTAGAAAATGGAAAGGATGTATTCGATTTGTTGGAGGATCCGGAATGTTTTCCGCTATCCCTTAAATTTAGTCGTGCCAGAATGACTACAAATGAAAAAATCTTTTTGGCATCCATGTTTTATCCTTTATTTGCAATTGCTAGCCAGCTCAGTCCCGAACCGCGTTGTTCaggaattgaaatattagaagcAGATACATTTAGACTTCATTGCTATCAAACATTGACTGGTATTAAATTCATTGTTGTGGCAGAGTCAACGCAAAGCGGAATAGAGATTCTGTTAAAGAGAGTGTTCGAATTATATGCGGACTACGCACTgaaaaatccattttattCGCTAGAAATGCCAATCAGGTGTGAACTGTTCGAGACAAATTTGCAAACATTGTTGGAGACTGTTGAAAAGTCTGGCGCTAGCAGTGcataatatactgtaaattaaatatattattgtatagtgGACGAAGATATCACTATCAATAAGACTGTATATAAACGGGGATAAAAACGAGATGAAGCTACTTGTGCTTTTATGTACTTcgttgtgtaaaataaataagaaattatattaaattctattttaaatatatatgtgttAGAATGTAAAtgataatttctttatatttagtacgaaatgtataatatattacaatttagtaatacatctttaaaaaaaaaaaaaaaaataatatcaaggACTACAATTCTTTCTGAGGTAGTTGATtcagtttttcatttttctccaCAAAACTGATAATGTCATTGGCCATAAGTTGTGGCTCTTCAAATGCTGCAAAATGTCCTCCGCGTTCTAATACATTGTATTGAATCAGATTATGAAATTTACTTTTCAGTATACTCTTAGCTGTCAAAAACAATTCATTAGGGAAAGCAGCACATGCTGTTGGTACTTTTACTGGTACACTAAAAACgagaaacaatatttgaaacattaatctgtaacataataaatttgtaatatttaaactgtaTACTTACTGGTCCATTTGTAAAGCCCTCTGTGCAGAACTAAACTGCTCAGAATAAAGACGAACGCTAGTAGTAATACTATTTGTAACCCAATATACCATTACGTTATCTAAAAGTTCGTCGATTTTGAACTTCTCTAGTATTCCACCATCATCTCGTTTTCTGTATGCTTTATTTGTCCATGTGCTGAACTTTTCCAATATGTACGCTGCTAAACCATCTGGATTGCTTGCTAGAGCAGCTCCtgatatagaaaatttcaaagagATTTGTAAATACACGTCATCTAAATTACAACGTtcggtaaaaagaaaaatgtaccGATTGTGTCTGGTTTTGTAGCTTGTATATGGAAATATCCGCTTTCTTCGACGATATTTGAGAGAACTTTACTCAGAGGGAAATAGACATCATATTTTTCACTCTCCACTCCTACAAACGATGGAAAATATGAACCCACCAGTGTCCAAACCAAAGTTTTCAGTCCCTTCGCAGTACACATGTTGCTATGTAGACCAATAAtcctataaagaaaatttaatgacaATCTGTGTAGACCTTCTttgttatcgatttattttactaactTCTCTGGGAAAATAGCAGACATATCCGAAGCAATGACAGCTCCCCAATCACCTCCTTGAACGTAAAACTTATCAAACTTAAGTCTCtgcattaaatttttgaatataactgcaatctaaaataaaaaaaaaagtattattcATTAGGAATAACAATGGTTTTGCAATTCTATTCGTCTTCGTGAATGCATATAGAAATTACTTGAGAGGCGCCCAGTCCAGCCCGAGCAGCTCCTTCAGAGAATCCATATCCAGGCAGTGAGGGTGCAACCACCTCGAATACGAAATCGTGGATTGGCGAAGGTGTCGTTAACCTGggtattattttctgaaattcgaCAATCGATCCGGGCCATCCGTGCAACATCAGTAAAGGAAGCACCTTCAAGTTCTTTGGTAGATTAGTAGGACGAACATGATAAAAGTGTATGTCCAAACCTGAAATCCGTAATGTTAATTTCAGTTGTTTGTAAGATTTTCACATTTTGacggtttaaaaaaaatctaatctTCTTTGGACTTGTTTTGtaaagaaatgtttgaaaaaatagTTATTCTATTTACAAAGTTTTAAAACTACAATTATACGAATTCATTagaattaatgattaattaatctgTTTTCAAACGTATAAAGATTTCGTATTCTTTGACCGTCAAATTAGACtccattttaatattcataaaattcatataattatgaatgaattacataaataaagtatttaatagACGTTTAAAATAACACATATTTTTTACCTTGAATAACAGTTTTGAATTGCGGATATTTATTGAGCAATGCTTGTCTCTCTGTCCAATTATACTTGTCCTTCCAATGATCGAGTACCGAATTTAGGAATACGGTTGAAATACCGTAAGTCCATCCCACATTTTCAAGCGGTTCGACGTACGATCTTCTATTTGCGAGACGGTGTTTCAAGTCCTCTATGACCTTTGtgagaaatattgaatttttcagtttcgtacaaaaaaaaataccaaGAAATAACATTGATTCTTATTACTTACCGAGCTTGGTACATCGATAGTGAAGGGTCGTATGTCGGTGGATTCTTTCTTAACTTTCGACGACCCCCAGTACGTGTCAGGTAATTTGGGTGCCGCCACATCATCATTCGACGTACTGAAATAAGAGGGAACGGTAAAATTCACGTTGAACGCATCAGATAAATAGATACCGCCATGAAACTCGTAAATATCGAAACAAATCGGACTTCGTTCGGTCAGGTTTATCACGATCACGATAcactttcatattttcgatttctaaAAAGGTTTCGGTTGTGTCAAGTGTATCAATCGATAGTATTATCTATGGACCTAACATTATTATGCCAAGCACACTGATGAACAACGAATGTGCCACATCATGCAgttaaaaatttgcaattcaTGATGGTAAAAAAACTGCTAATT
It encodes:
- the Trs23 gene encoding trafficking protein particle complex subunit 4-like protein Trs23 → MVIYGVYIVSKSGGLIFNHDHNVPRIENERVFNYPLDLKLRYENKKIVVSFGQKEGINVGHALTAVNGNAVIGRELENGKDVFDLLEDPECFPLSLKFSRARMTTNEKIFLASMFYPLFAIASQLSPEPRCSGIEILEADTFRLHCYQTLTGIKFIVVAESTQSGIEILLKRVFELYADYALKNPFYSLEMPIRCELFETNLQTLLETVEKSGASSA
- the LOC144478570 gene encoding gem-associated protein 6, coding for MESNLNFSHNIYKNDPILFKSYVGKEVNILNKDDSTVSGIVYTVDPVSESIVLLQGCQQNHLRLVFGHAIKNIEVCSDIVHELPTLFMNPQACLLQSTLDERKNAVVKMLRENRFPVKEKENILMIEDVLSIKPPYKPDDCISANSIILGRIQNLLSSVKT
- the LOC144478568 gene encoding juvenile hormone epoxide hydrolase 1, which produces MYKAAALLAPITLGIIVYISTSNDDVAAPKLPDTYWGSSKVKKESTDIRPFTIDVPSSVIEDLKHRLANRRSYVEPLENVGWTYGISTVFLNSVLDHWKDKYNWTERQALLNKYPQFKTVIQGLDIHFYHVRPTNLPKNLKVLPLLMLHGWPGSIVEFQKIIPRLTTPSPIHDFVFEVVAPSLPGYGFSEGAARAGLGASQIAVIFKNLMQRLKFDKFYVQGGDWGAVIASDMSAIFPEKIIGLHSNMCTAKGLKTLVWTLVGSYFPSFVGVESEKYDVYFPLSKVLSNIVEESGYFHIQATKPDTIGAALASNPDGLAAYILEKFSTWTNKAYRKRDDGGILEKFKIDELLDNVMVYWVTNSITTSVRLYSEQFSSAQRALQMDHVPVKVPTACAAFPNELFLTAKSILKSKFHNLIQYNVLERGGHFAAFEEPQLMANDIISFVEKNEKLNQLPQKEL